A stretch of the Malus sylvestris chromosome 10, drMalSylv7.2, whole genome shotgun sequence genome encodes the following:
- the LOC126586057 gene encoding KH domain-containing protein At4g18375-like — MGETGKRYRSQRDHDGGNRNQKRRFNDRDEKGSDDLVVYRILCPGGVIGSVIGKSGKVINLIRQDTRAKIKVVDPFPGAKERVITIYSYVKDKEEVEVDDEFNDMEPLCAAQDALLRVHSAISNALASVGDLDKRRRDSREDCQILVPSSQSANIIGKAGSTIKKLRSKTRTNIKIVAKDATDPTHSCAMDFDNFLMINGESEAVKKALFAVSAIMYKFAPKEEISLETSIPEALPSIIIPSDVPIYQPGGLYQSGDPIVPSRAVPPIIGATPLQDLQGYTDKGSTWPLYSSALPLVSGFGVASRSEELIVQVLCPFDKIGRVIGKGGGTIKSIRQASGARIEVDDTKDRDECVISVTATESPDDLKSMAVEAVLLLQEKINDEDDDSVSIRLLIPSKFIGCIIGKSGSIINEIRKRTKANVRISKADKPRGADANELVEVAGDPSSLRDALIQIVLRLRDNVLKDRDDGLNTSGGAESMYSGGPALSMPSVLPSVPPISSMRYDQRAESGSGLGLLSSGSLYGYGSVSMGENGYGSMSSYSSKLYGGSALPPPSTLEMLVPVNAVGKVMGKGGANIANIRKISGAMVEISESKSSRGDHVAHISGTPEQMRTAENLIEAFIMAP, encoded by the exons ATGGGGGAGACGGGTAAGCGGTATCGGTCGCAGAGAGACCATGATGGGGGAAACAGGAACCAAAAGAGACGATTCAATGACCGAGACGAAAAGGGTAGTGATGATTTGGTGGTTTATAGGATTCTATGCCCTGGTGGGGTTATTGGGAGTGTTATTGGCAAGAGTGGGAAAGTCATCAACTTGATTCGCCAAGATACTAGAGCGAAAATCAAGGTTGTGGACCCATTTCCTGGTGCGAAAGAGAGGGTAATAACTATTTATAGCTATGTTAAGGATAAGGAAGAGGTTGAGGTTGATGATGAGTTCAATGATATGGAGCCTTTGTGTGCTGCCCAGGATGCTCTTCTTAGAGTTCATTCTGCAATTTCGAATGCATTGGCTAGTGTTGGGGATTTGGATAAGAGACGGAGGGATAGTAGGGAGGACTGCCAAATTCTTGTTCCTTCTAGCCAGTCTGCAAATATTATTGGTAAGGCGGGGTCGACTATAAAGAAACTGAGAAGCAAGACGAGGACCAACATTAAGATTGTTGCAAAAGATGCCACTGATCCAACACATTCTTGCGCTATGGACTTTGACAATTTTCTTATG ATAAACGGAGAATCAGAAGCAGTTAAAAAAGCATTGTTTGCAGTTTCTGCAATTATGTACAAGTTTGCTCCGAAGGAAGAGATTTCTCTTGAGACATCAATACCAGAGGCCCTGCCAAGTATAATTATCCCATCGGATGTCCCTATTTATCAACCAGGTGGACTATATCAAAGTGGAGATCCTATTGTCCCTTCTAGAGCTGTACCTCCAATCATAGGTGCTACACCTTTACAGGATCTTCAGGGTTACACGGATAAAGGGAGTACATGGCCCCTGTATTCATCTGCCCTTCCTTTAGTTTCTGGTTTCGGTGTTGCCTCTCGATCTGAGGAGTTAATTGTGCAAGTATTGTGTCCCTTTGACAAGATTGGTCGTGTAATTGGCAAGGGTGGGGGCACCATTAAAAGCATAAGGCAGGCGAGTGGTGCTCGTATTGAGGTTGATGATACCAAGGACCGTGATGAGTGTGTAATCAGTGTTACTGCAACAGAG TCACCTGATGATCTAAAATCCATGGCAGTGGAAGCTGTTCTTTTGCTGCAGGAGAAGataaatgatgaagatgatgactcTGTGTCAATTCGGCTTCTTATTCCATCTAAATTTATTGGTTGTATTATTGGAAAAAGTGGTTCAATTATAAATGAAATCCGAAAAAGAACAAAAGCTAACGTCCGTATTTCAAAGGCTGATAAGCCTAGGGGTGCTGATGCTAATGAACTTGTTGAG GTGGCAGGAGATCCCAGTAGTTTGAGGGATGCGCTTATTCAGATTGTTCTAAGACTCAGAGACAATGTCTTGAAAGATAGAGATGATGGTCTTAACACCTCTGGTGGTGCTGAATCCATGTACTCGGGTGGCCCTGCTCTCTCAATGCCATCTGTCCTGCCTTCTGTCCCCCCAATTTCTTCAATGCGTTATGATCAGAGGGCTGAAAGTGGAAGTGGCTTGGGCCTGCTTTCTTCTGGTAGCCTCTATGGATATGGATCTGTGTCG atGGGAGAAAATGGCTATGGATCCATGTCTTCGTATTCATCCAAGCTATATGGAGGATCAGC GTTGCCACCCCCTTCAACACTTGAGATGCTAGTTCCTGTGAATGCTGTGGGTAAGGTGATGGGCAAAGGCGGGGCAAATATAGCCAATATCCGGAAG ATATCGGGAGCAATGGTAGAGATCTCTGAGTCCAAATCTTCCCGGGGTGATCATGTTGCACATATATCTGGCACACCTGAACAGATGCGTACGGCAGAGAACTTGATTGAGGCATTTATAATGGCCCCCTAA
- the LOC126587438 gene encoding ornithine aminotransferase, mitochondrial-like yields MASRRCLQRALSTSSLKKRVIRRSFAAVPQASSPSSSQELINSEYQYSAHNYHPIPIVFSQAKGSCIQDPEGKRYLDFLSAYSAVNQGHCHPKIIKALQEQAERLTLSSRAFYNDRFPRFAEYLTSMFGYDMVLPMNTGAEAVETALKVARKWGYEKKKIPKDEAIIVSCCGCFHGRTLAVISMSCDNEATRGFGPLLPGHLKVDFGDAVGLEKVFKENGDRIAGFLFEPIQGEAGVIIPPDGYLKTVRDLCSKYNVLMIADEIQSGLARSGKMLAVDWEEVQPDVVILGKALGGGVIPVSAVLADKDIMLCIRPGEHGSTFGGNPLASAVAVASLDVIRHERLAERSAEMGQELRNQLVKIQQQFPNYIKEVRGRGLFNAVELNSKNLSPISAYNICLKLKERGVLAKPTHDTIIRLTPPLSISLEEVQEGSKALSDVLEHDLPKMQKEKPENTSSTASNICDRCGRNLYDSTHNDR; encoded by the exons ATGGCGAGCAGGAGATGTTTGCAGCGTGCGCTGAGCACATCGAGCTTGAAGAAGAGAGTGATTAGGAGGAGCTTCGCTGCTGTCCCTCAAGCCAGCTCCCCTTCATCTTCGCAGGAGCTCATCAACTCTGAGTATCAATACAGCGCCCACAa CTACCACCCAATTCCCATTGTGTTTTCTCAAGCAAAAGGATCATGTATACAGGATCCAGAGGGAAAAAGATATCTGGACTTTCTTTCAGCTTACTCTGCTGTTAATCAG GGACATTGCCATCCAAAAATCATCAAGGCATTACAAGAACAGGCAGAAAGGCTCACCCTTAGTTCTCGGGCtttctataatgatagatttccaAGATTTGCCGAGTATCTAACAAGTATGTTTGGCTATGACATGGTGCTGCCTATGAACACTGGTGCTGAAGCTGTGGAAACAGCTTTAAAGGTGGCAAGGAAATGGGGttatgagaagaaaaaaattccaaaagatGAG GCTATTATTGTCTCGTGTTGTGGCTGCTTCCATGGTCGTACTTTGGCAGTCATCTCCATGAGCTGTGACAATGAAGCAACCCGTGGTTTTGGACCCTTGTTGCCTGGACATCTTAAAGTTGATTTTGGTGATGCAGTTGGCCTTGAAAAGGTTTTTAAAG AGAATGGAGACCGCATAGCTGGATTTCTCTTTGAACCCATTCAAGGAGAGGCTGGG GTTATAATTCCTCCAGATGGTTATTTGAAAACTGTTAGAGATCTGTGCTCGAAATATAATGTTTTAATGATTGCTGATGAAATACAATCTGGTTTAGCACGGTCAGGAAAAATGCTTGCTGTTGATTGGGAAGAAGTTCAGCCCGATGTAGTG ATACTAGGGAAAGCATTGGGTGGTGGAGTGATACCTGTAAGTGCGGTGCTTGCAGACAAAGACATAATGCTTTGTATCCGACCAGGAGAGCATGGAAG CACCTTTGGGGGTAATCCGTTGGCTAGTGCAGTTGCTGTTGCCTCACTAGATGTAATCAGACATGAGAGACTTGCTGAAAG ATCAGCTGAAATGGGACAAGAGCTTAGGAATCAGCTAGTCAAGATTCAGCAGCAATTCCCAAACTACATAAAGGAGGTTCGAGGAAGAGGTTTGTTCAACGCTGTGGAGCTCAATAGCAAGAATTTATCCCCTATTTCTGCTTACAATATCTGCCTAAAGTTGAAGGAGAGAGGAGTTCTTGCCAAGCCAACACACGATACTATTATCCGATTGACTCCTCCACTCTCGATAAG TTTGGAGGAAGTCCAAGAAGgatcaaaagcactttcagaTGTTCTGGAACATGATCTACCAAAGATGCAGAAGGAAAAGCCCGAGAACACATCTTCGACTGCTTCTAACATATGCGACCGTTGTGGGCGAAACTTGTATGATTCTACACACAACGATCGCTGA